The Blastocatellia bacterium genome contains the following window.
GACGCTCATGGCCGGAGCTGCTGCCGTGCGTTCGGCTCAAGCAGCGATGGTCTTTCCCGTGATCATGACGCTCGGAAATGATGCCACGGAAGTCCATCTCTTCAATCCTTCGTCACAGCCGGTGCGCGTGAGTGTCAAGGGATACGATGCGACGGGCGCTCCGGTCAGTCCCACCGATGGTTCGGGATCACCGGTGACGGATTTCGAACTGCCTCCCTTCGGCACATATGTGGTCTCCAGCCGGGACCCGAGTGCAAACACCGGTCCGGCATTCCTTTCGCTGGCCCAGCTCAATGGAGGCTATTTGATCGTCCAGTCACTTGACGCAACCCATGGACTCGTTGGGGCTGAAATTTTCGGCACGGAAACGGCGTCTCAACGTACCGTGGCTGTGGTCAACGGCCTTTCGCTTCCCTCCGGCTGCGTCCTTGTGAACCCCGGCGATGGGGCCTGTCACGTTGATTCGTCGCCCGAGTCCGAAATTCCCGAGGCCGTGCGTCAGCATACACTTTACGGCCTTCATTTCGATGATCCTCCAGCAGGGGCCGAACTCCTTCTCATCAATGTCAGCGATCAACCGGCTCAGGTTGCCATAAGCGCTTTCCGCGAGGACGGAAGCTTTCGGGGGAGCTTTCCGGCAAGCGGATTTCTCGTGCCGGATCTGCCTGCTCACGGGGTCTTGCGCCTTGATCTTCCGGCGAAACTGGGATTCCATCCGGCTCCCGGCTACATTCGCGTCGAGGACCAAAATTCGGCGCTCGTCGGAGTCATCATCAATTTTGACGCCACGAGCGGACGGTACAAGACGGTCCTGCCACTCGTTCCCGATGATCCACGCCTCGCTCAGTCCAACGTCACGACGTTTCTCTCCCGTGTGCAGCTCGATCCTTCCTCCTCTGCAGAACCGCGAATGGTGACGGGTCTGATCGTGTTCAACCCTAATAACAACAGTGTCCCTTTCACGTTGCGGATTCGAGACAATGCCGGGCGCGTGCGGAGCACATCGGCGACGCTCGTGGCCAGAGGAATGTTCATTCGGTCACGGTCAGCGGTGAGTTTCCCGACGACAGACAACGGCTATGTTGAAATGCAAACAACAGGTGCGCTTTTGCCCGGCACCGGGGCGCGCCTCATCCTCGTTGGCATTTATCGGGCCAGAGGATCAAGTGGAATTCACGTGTCCTCGCCAGTGCTGGAGCAAACCAGGTAGCGCGGGCTTTCGAGTTTGCGTGACGTGGCGCAGACTTTCTAATCTGCGGTAACGTAAGGCGGACATTCAAGTCCGCGGTCAAGTTGGAGGGGAACACATGAAGGGACTCCGGTGGACAAGCATTCTTCTGCTGGTTGTTTTTCTGGCGAGCACAAGTCCCTCTGCTTCAGTGCAACTGCCGCTAGCCGTAGTCAGCATCTCACCGGCTCCAGGGGCAACGGATGTTGACCCTGAAACGTCGGTCGTCGTGACCTTCAATTATCCTCTTATCCCGCAGTCGGTGACGCCCAGTACCTTCCTCGTCCAGCGGATCGAGGGGATCATTCCTATCCCCGTTGTCGGAATCATTACCGTGTTCGGGAGCGTGGCAACATTTCGTCCCCTCACACCACTTGCAGAGCTGACCACCTATCGGATCGTGCTTAAAGGGGGAACCGGTGGAATTCTCGGGAGCAACGAGCAGTTTATGCCGAGCGATTTCGTGAGCACGTTCCGAACTGGGCGAAAGAGCGGTGGGACGCCGGTTGATTTTACTCAGGGAGCAACGGTGACCGATCCTCAAACCGGTGCATCCACCGAGATTCCACCCTATACGCTGAAGGAGGATGCCACGATTTCCATAGTTGTAGACCCCTCTGACTTGGGGTCAAGTGGCGAAGAAAACCGCAGGCTCGAAAGCCTGCGCTACAGCGGCTCGTTGCCGTCGGGAGATTCGTTCCCTTCGGTGGAGGGAATGGTCCGTGTAACGCGAGTCGTGCGATTTGAAGTTGACCCGCCGGGGCTGACTGCCTTTGGGCCGGGGATGAAGATTTCCCTTCCTTTGCTCTCTGAGCACGTGGGACGACTACCCCAGGGAACAACTCTCCGGCTCTTTCAACTGGCTCTCCGGTCCGACGGTAGGGAGGAGGAGCCGGTGTTCGTAGATACCGGCATACCGGCGGTCGTTAGCACAAGAGGTATCTTCGGCCCGACAGTAGCGATTTCCCCGGATGTTCAAACGTTTGGCACCTATGCTGCTTTTCAAGAAATCTCCGCTCAGGGAGTTAATCTGAGCGCGGCACCTGTTCGGCAGGATCAAGGGTCCCAGCTCATTTTTCCCATTGTTGAGCAGAGCGGAGAACGCGCGAGCCGTCTATCTCTGGCCAACATGAATGTCGCCGAACCGACGACAGTGGAGCTTCACGCCTATACTCCGACAGGCGATCTCTACAGGACGGTCAGCCGGATGATTCCGGCCGGTCAGGCGGCTGCATTTCTTGTGTCGGACCTCTTCCCCGGATTCTCAACGGGAGCAATTATCGCGCGCGCGGAGGCAGGGCCGATTCATGGTCAGATCGAGATCGCAGATGATTTTTCTCGGCCGGGAGTTCTTGCCGCCGGTGATGCCGTTACGACCGTGCCGTCGGCTCTGGTCTTTCCTGTTATTGCAACATCGAGCGGCCGGTTTACCGAGATTCATCTGTTCAATCCCTTTGATGAACCCGTCAGCGTCATAATCAAAGCCTTTGATCGGGAAAGGAAACCGGTGACGCTCACCAACTCGGCGGGCGAGTCGCTCACGGTTGTCAAAATCCCCCCGCACGGCAAGGTAGTAGCGGCTTGCTCCGGTAGTGGCTGCGAACGTCGGACGCAAGCGCAGGATGTCGTGATTCCTCTCGATCGCCTCGATGGGGGCTATGTGCTCGCCTTTGGCGATGATCCATCAAAGGGAGTTGTGGGAGCCGAGCTATTCGGAGAGACGACAGGCGGTCGGCGCACTCTGACGATGGTTGCCTCGGGTCCGCTCCCCCGTGGGTGTGTGATTCGAGGAGTAACGGCTACGGGCTGCCGGGTGAGCGAAGACCCGCTTGATCCCGCGTTCGTTCCAGATGTTGCTCGTCAACATACGCTCTATGCCCCTCATTTTGAAGACTCACCGGCGACGGCGGAGATTGTCCTGGTTAACGTCAGCGACGTTACAGTCCCAGCGGCCTTCACCGCGTTCCGCGAAGATGGAAGTTTTCGCGCAAGCTATCCCGCGTCGGGTTTCTTCTTGCTTGAACCACACCAGGTCGTGCGATTGCCGGTACAGACACTTTTAGGGTTCAATCCCGCGCCAGGCTATGTTCGGGTTGAGGATCCACTTTCTGCTCTCGTGGGAGCTCTCATCAATCAGCGCACTACCTCCCCACCATATCTCTCTGCGATTCCTCTCATCGCAGACGATCCTCAGATTGCGCAGTCTCCGTCGGTTTTGTTTCTCTCGCGAATTCAACTTGATCCCACGGCGACAATCCCCCGGCTGACGACCGGCCTCGTTGTGTTCAATCCCGGCAACAATGCAAATCCCTTTGCCGCGATCGTGAGATCAGGAGATGGACGGACGAATCGGGTGGATCAATCGGTCACGAAGCGGGGAGTTTTGACTCGGTGGCGCGGTTCCCTCTCGGTTGCTTATCCGACAGTCCGTGAGGGAATTCTTGAGATACGATCCACGAAACCGGAGACAGCCGGGGAAACTCGGCGACTGATCGTCGTCGGCATTTACCGTGCGACAATACAGTCGGGATCGTCGTTCGCTTTGAGCACAGCTGTGATCGCTCATTGAAGGGTGTTTATGGGAATGACCCGATACGCGGAGCATCGGACTATGAAACGAGTGCTTGTTGGAGTGAGCGTTTATTTCATCATCTGGAGTGTCAGCTCAGGTTGGGGGCGAGCGTCCTCTCCTCAAGTTCCGATCTCCGGTCGCGTCGTGGGGACGATTCGCAACGAAGCGGGTGTGCCGCAATCGGGGATCACCGTCACGCTCACCTTCAAGGGGCGCCCGGGAGCGCCTCCTCCCCCGACGCCCATCGTCAGGCAGGCGGTGTCCCAGCGGGATGGACTCTTTTGGATTGATCAAGTTGAGCCCGGAGTTTATGACGTAACGGTGGGACCGCCGGGAGAGCAGACCACCCGCGCAGCCGAGGAAGTTTACCAGGGAGCCACACTTGAAATCGAAGTCCTGACCGCGAAGGCGAAGGTCGTGGAAATCATTGTCGGCAAGAAATCGCGCATCGCGGCGACGGCCGATGTTCCGATCACCGATACACTCAAGGCGAAAGTCGTCACGCTCGTTGAATTTCAACTGGGAGGTGGGGCACGCGAACCCATCGTTAACACCGTGGACCCAGCTCTTGGGCGTTCGCTCGATCCTCGCTCTATTATCGGATTGCCCCTCAAAGGCCGGAACTATCTCGATCTTCTATTGCTTGAGCCTGGAGTCGTCGAAGGCAATGGGGGCGAGGGGTTCGGTTCGGTCAATGGCGGACGGGCGACAGCGCAAAACTACACTCTTGATGGGACGGAAAACACCGACACCGATATCGCCTTGCCTTCGCTTTTCGAGAACGGCGCCATTGCGCTCGATGCCATTCAGGATTTTCGCGTCATTCGCTCCAATGCCAACGCGGAGTTCGGGCGCAATTCGGGAGGACAGGTGAGCCTGTTCATCAAGCGGGGTAGTCATGAGGTTCATGGATCGGTCTATGAGTTTTTCAGCAATGACCATCTCAATGCCCGTGACTTTTTCGATCGCGATCCGGTCTTTGCCCGTCGGGGATTTAAACCGCCGCTCACCCGCCATCAGTTTGGAGCGACCCTGGGTGGACCGCTGGCCCGGCGAGGACACTTCTTTTTCGCCAACTACGGAGGGTATCGAAATCGCGAGGGGCTACCGCGTCACCCCCGCGTCCCAACGGCCAGTTTGCGGCAGGAATTGGCGAGCACCTTCGAGTTCGTTGATTTCGATCCCCGCACGGGATTGCCGATCGGGACGGCGCCGAGTCCTCTTCTCGTCGCTCTGTTCCTTCGCGGTTATCCGCTGCCCACGCGCGAGCTTCCCGTGACGGGTCACAGATTCTTTCCCATTGGCCTTCAGACCAGGACGCGCGCCCTTCAAGCCTCGCCCGATGTCGGCGTCTTTGATACAACGGTTCCGTTGATCGAGACCACCGATAGTTTCATCCTGCGAACGGATCATGAGCTGGGCCGTAAAAACCGCCTGCACGTCAGGTACGCGGTGAGCGATGGGACGGTGAGCGTCGTGGGCAACGGCCTTGCGGGAACTGGGGCGGGGAAGGACTTCCGCCCGCAAAATGTCTCTCTTGTTGATACCCATGTGTTCAACAGCACCATGTCGAATGAGGTTCGCTTTGGCTTCAGTCGCAACCGCGTGCTCTTTCCCACGGCCACGACCCCGCCGGAGATCCAGCAGTTGGCCCGTCTCCGGCTCAGTGATGTGATTCCGCAGCTACCCACGCTGCCGCTGACCTTCGCCCAGGTCTACCGGGATATCGGCTTTGGCCCGGACAACAGCTCAGCCACCGGGTTTCCCCACATCGTCTTTGAAACGGGGCGATTCGCGGATTTCGGGGTCGAGGCGGCGTCGTTTCCTCAGGGGCGTGCCCGAAACACGTTTCAATTCGGTGACACCTTTTCTCTGGTGCGAGGGCGTCACGCCATCCGCACGGGGTTCGACATCCGTCGGTTGCAGCAAAACTCAATCTCGGGATTCAATCTCCGTCCGACCATCATCATTCCGGATGTCTCGGTGGAAAGCCTCTTCGTAGACCGGGTGATCGGAGGCCGACAGAACTTCTTCCTCACACGGGACGGACAGCCGAACGGGCCAATCCTTCGCGGGTTGAGAAGCACCGAGTGGGGATTTTTCTTTCAGGATACGGTGAAGGTTGCACCCCGGGTGACGCTCGACCTCGGTCTGCGGTACGAGGTGTTTGGTCGTGAACGCGAAGTCCAGAATTTTCTCTCGCGCGCTGTCAGTTACACCTTCACTCCGTTTAGCCCATTGGCGACGGTCTCACCGTCCTTCGCCGTGCGCGCGCTCGGACCGGACGTGGGATTCACCGTGAGAAATGGTGACAAAAATGATTTTGGCCCCCGCCTCGGTTTGGCCTGGGACATGCTCGGCACTGGCCGATTGGTCCTGCGGGGGGCCTACGGCATTTATTACGACCACATTCAAGGGAGCACGATCTTCCCCACACAGGTGAATCCTCCGGGCGTACTCGGTTTCGTCATTCCGATGGAGGTATCTGGCGAAGGCGAGTTGCGCCGGGATACGCGAATTGGAGAGATCCCGGTCCCCCGCAGTCGTGATGGATTCGTTCGACCCTGCCAGCTCACGGCCGGAGCCACGGGTTTCCTCGATGCTACTGGGAGGTGTGTTGCGATTCCGATGCCGGTAGCCATTATTGATCCGAACCTTCGTGACCCCTACACAGGACGATGGTCGCTGACATTGGCCGGGCAGATTCATCGGGGCTGGAGTGTCGAGGTGAGCTATGTCGGTTCGAAAGGCACAAAGCTCACGCGCGCCCGAATGATTAATCTCGGCCCCTTCCTGGAGGAACCGTTCCTGGAACGGTTTTTCGGTCGGCGACGTCCGAATCTCAACTTTGGCGAGATCTGGGTCCAGGAATCATCCGCCTCCTCCATTTATCACGGGCTCCAACTGGAAGTGCAGCACAGCATGCGGAGAGGGCTTATGCTCCGGGCGGCTTATACCTTCAGCAAGTCGCTCGATGACGCCTCGAGTAATATTCGAGATGCCGGACGGGGTGGAAGCATCTTTCCGCAAAATTCCTTTGATCTTGTGGGAGAGCGGGGTCTTTCGGCGTTTCATACGGCCCACCGGCTGGTCATCTCTTATCTCTACGACCTTCCCTTTGGACCGGGGAAGCCGGTGCTCGGGTCGTTAAAGGGTTGGCCGGCCCGTCTCATCGGCGATTGGGCGATCAGCGGGATCACCGTCTTTCAAACGGGTTTCCCTTTGACGCTGCTCGCCGGTCTCGATGTCAACGCCGACGGCGTACTCAATGATCGTCCGGTGGTCGTCGGGCCGCTGTCGGCGTTGCGCGTATCCGGGCGGCAGAGTGGCGAGAAAACCCGCTACTTCGGTGATCCGGTAGGGATCGTGAGTCCGGGTCGGGATGAACGTCTTGACCCATTCAACCCACCACCCTTTTATTCGCGGAATTTGTTGCGTCCGTTCGATCCGCGAATTCTCGCTCCGCGCAGTAGCTTCATCGGTCCGGGGAGAAATAAGTTCGATCTGGCCGTACGAAAGTTCGTCCGACTCGACCGTCTGCGTCCGGGATTGAATGCGGAGTTCCGGGCGGAGTTCTTCAACCTCTTCAATCACCCCAATTTCGGCGATCCCGATGTCGTCATCACATCGCCTCAGTTCGGCGAGATCACGGCAACGACGACCGGCGGGCGCTTCATCCAGTTTGCCCTGCGGATTCAGTTTTGAGCCGACGGAATCTAATGGCGGTCTGGAGTGTGGCTCCGGTCAGTGACTCACGGAGCCGGACGGTAGTCTCAACGTGTTGTTGACATTCACGATCAAAAACGATATATAAGCGGGCCGACGTGGAGGCTTCGATGACAGGTCTCGCAACCTATATCTACTGTGATCGCTTCCACGAGTCCAAGTCGGTTTTGATCTGCGCGTTCCGTTGTCCCTACTGGCGGGGATGTAAGGATTGGGCTGGGGCGCTGGCCGGAGAGAAGAAGGAGATGATCGTCACGGAAGTCACCGAGTACGCCACCCGCAAAGGTCTCGCGGTCAATGCCGAGATCTGGGATCCGCTGGGTGCGGCCAAACGTCGGCGCAAACGAGCCACGGCAGCTCCAGCTCTGACTGTCCCCGATAGCGGTGCGCGCGGGACCTCATCGGATGCTGCTCAGTCGGTCGGCCGGTCGGGAGACGGCAGCCCATCGCGCCGCACCGTCCGGCGAGCATCGTCAGAGGTGCACTCCCCACGAGGAAAGCACATCATGGTGAACGAGGAAAAGCTGACAGAGAGGAGACACAACCTGACACCGAGCCCCCGGGACATTGGAAGCAGGGTAAAACCGGCGGCCAAGCGCAAACGAACGACAGCGCGAGGGACTGGCCGGGCGAAGAACCCCGCTGCCTCCAGCACCGTCTATCTTATCCTGGAGAAAAATGGGCGCTACCGGGAAGTGAAGAGCGAAGAAGAAATGAAGCGGATTGCCCTTGAGATTGCCGGCAAGGGGAAGAAAGGAGTGCGTTTTGCCCGGGCGACGCTGCTTGAAGCAGAGGTCACCTTCCGCCCGGCTCGCTGACAAGCCCGGGGAGCGAATCGCCAAGCGGATCGGGTTCAACGCTCCTGAGGGGCGTGGTCATATTCTTGAGGAGAGGGCAACCATCCCCCTGTACGGCACCTGTAGCGCCGGCTTTCGAGCCTCCCCTTTTTCGCAGACGGGAAAGTTCGTACCCCATTTGTGTGAGAGTTGGAACTCATGTAAGGCTCCTGCCGGGCTAACTTCAGGTGAAACGACTGGCGAGCGTTTTTCCCCGTTTTGATCTTCACTCAATGGGTGAGATGACCCGTGGGTCGGAGAAGTCAGATCCGGCGCAGGGCATACGTGCTGGCGTGCAAGTGGCTCTTTCGTAATTCCTTAGACCGCCATATTCTCCGCCTCAGAGGACAGTTTGAGATGTTTCGGCACAATCTTTGCAACCGTCTTCGCGTGTTAAATCAACACGACGAAGGAGGCGATTATGAAAAATCTCATTACGCTCGGTGCCATCGTAATGCTTCTGTTTTTAGCCTGGGCGGGTCACGTCAACGGTCAAGTGATGAATGGGATGGGACCAGTCAGGCTCGATAATCAGACTGTCGCCGTTGGTCCTGATGGAACGATATACGTCGTGACCTCGCCTCTGCAACGGGGGATGGGACGCGAGTGGAGACAGGCCGTTCTCCTTGCCGTTGATCCCGTGACAAACGGGATTAAGTGGAGATTCTCCCTCGATGACGAAGACA
Protein-coding sequences here:
- a CDS encoding Ig-like domain-containing protein → MKGLRWTSILLLVVFLASTSPSASVQLPLAVVSISPAPGATDVDPETSVVVTFNYPLIPQSVTPSTFLVQRIEGIIPIPVVGIITVFGSVATFRPLTPLAELTTYRIVLKGGTGGILGSNEQFMPSDFVSTFRTGRKSGGTPVDFTQGATVTDPQTGASTEIPPYTLKEDATISIVVDPSDLGSSGEENRRLESLRYSGSLPSGDSFPSVEGMVRVTRVVRFEVDPPGLTAFGPGMKISLPLLSEHVGRLPQGTTLRLFQLALRSDGREEEPVFVDTGIPAVVSTRGIFGPTVAISPDVQTFGTYAAFQEISAQGVNLSAAPVRQDQGSQLIFPIVEQSGERASRLSLANMNVAEPTTVELHAYTPTGDLYRTVSRMIPAGQAAAFLVSDLFPGFSTGAIIARAEAGPIHGQIEIADDFSRPGVLAAGDAVTTVPSALVFPVIATSSGRFTEIHLFNPFDEPVSVIIKAFDRERKPVTLTNSAGESLTVVKIPPHGKVVAACSGSGCERRTQAQDVVIPLDRLDGGYVLAFGDDPSKGVVGAELFGETTGGRRTLTMVASGPLPRGCVIRGVTATGCRVSEDPLDPAFVPDVARQHTLYAPHFEDSPATAEIVLVNVSDVTVPAAFTAFREDGSFRASYPASGFFLLEPHQVVRLPVQTLLGFNPAPGYVRVEDPLSALVGALINQRTTSPPYLSAIPLIADDPQIAQSPSVLFLSRIQLDPTATIPRLTTGLVVFNPGNNANPFAAIVRSGDGRTNRVDQSVTKRGVLTRWRGSLSVAYPTVREGILEIRSTKPETAGETRRLIVVGIYRATIQSGSSFALSTAVIAH
- a CDS encoding TonB-dependent receptor; the encoded protein is MKRVLVGVSVYFIIWSVSSGWGRASSPQVPISGRVVGTIRNEAGVPQSGITVTLTFKGRPGAPPPPTPIVRQAVSQRDGLFWIDQVEPGVYDVTVGPPGEQTTRAAEEVYQGATLEIEVLTAKAKVVEIIVGKKSRIAATADVPITDTLKAKVVTLVEFQLGGGAREPIVNTVDPALGRSLDPRSIIGLPLKGRNYLDLLLLEPGVVEGNGGEGFGSVNGGRATAQNYTLDGTENTDTDIALPSLFENGAIALDAIQDFRVIRSNANAEFGRNSGGQVSLFIKRGSHEVHGSVYEFFSNDHLNARDFFDRDPVFARRGFKPPLTRHQFGATLGGPLARRGHFFFANYGGYRNREGLPRHPRVPTASLRQELASTFEFVDFDPRTGLPIGTAPSPLLVALFLRGYPLPTRELPVTGHRFFPIGLQTRTRALQASPDVGVFDTTVPLIETTDSFILRTDHELGRKNRLHVRYAVSDGTVSVVGNGLAGTGAGKDFRPQNVSLVDTHVFNSTMSNEVRFGFSRNRVLFPTATTPPEIQQLARLRLSDVIPQLPTLPLTFAQVYRDIGFGPDNSSATGFPHIVFETGRFADFGVEAASFPQGRARNTFQFGDTFSLVRGRHAIRTGFDIRRLQQNSISGFNLRPTIIIPDVSVESLFVDRVIGGRQNFFLTRDGQPNGPILRGLRSTEWGFFFQDTVKVAPRVTLDLGLRYEVFGREREVQNFLSRAVSYTFTPFSPLATVSPSFAVRALGPDVGFTVRNGDKNDFGPRLGLAWDMLGTGRLVLRGAYGIYYDHIQGSTIFPTQVNPPGVLGFVIPMEVSGEGELRRDTRIGEIPVPRSRDGFVRPCQLTAGATGFLDATGRCVAIPMPVAIIDPNLRDPYTGRWSLTLAGQIHRGWSVEVSYVGSKGTKLTRARMINLGPFLEEPFLERFFGRRRPNLNFGEIWVQESSASSIYHGLQLEVQHSMRRGLMLRAAYTFSKSLDDASSNIRDAGRGGSIFPQNSFDLVGERGLSAFHTAHRLVISYLYDLPFGPGKPVLGSLKGWPARLIGDWAISGITVFQTGFPLTLLAGLDVNADGVLNDRPVVVGPLSALRVSGRQSGEKTRYFGDPVGIVSPGRDERLDPFNPPPFYSRNLLRPFDPRILAPRSSFIGPGRNKFDLAVRKFVRLDRLRPGLNAEFRAEFFNLFNHPNFGDPDVVITSPQFGEITATTTGGRFIQFALRIQF